A DNA window from Lujinxingia litoralis contains the following coding sequences:
- a CDS encoding tetratricopeptide repeat protein, giving the protein MPTSPPFLTWRPLSAALFAVVLLGCASTGAPPQRWSDDYLEAMRLPPDQAEDQLTALAERAPSPEQARDARFELARFALRRGDIDEATQRFESLWNEGIEDHVTSRALYESARLNIEHHGDRPAGIALLHRAIAQSAPWAGTELALAYLVKVERQADNSAGLIADLDRIAAGLLDPRLKAQLHLAVGELHAEELAAEEKALAAYRQAALACADCAAADEALWRMAQIYQRHQNFEPARQALSLVASRTEESWFVGSYHSHRAADARFELGLLHLLFLDDYDAARDHFETFIDVFPHAQRRPEAAWHLVEITRLSQSSSAYRRALRRFVRDYPDNRRRPMAERRLSELS; this is encoded by the coding sequence GTGCCCACATCCCCCCCCTTCCTGACCTGGCGCCCGCTCAGCGCGGCGCTCTTCGCTGTGGTGCTCCTTGGCTGTGCGTCCACAGGCGCTCCCCCGCAGCGTTGGTCCGATGACTACCTGGAGGCCATGCGCCTGCCTCCAGACCAGGCAGAAGACCAGCTCACCGCGCTTGCCGAGCGCGCTCCCAGCCCGGAGCAGGCTCGGGACGCCCGCTTTGAACTGGCGCGCTTCGCGCTCCGCCGCGGTGACATCGACGAGGCGACTCAACGCTTTGAGTCGCTGTGGAACGAAGGCATCGAAGACCACGTCACCAGCCGGGCCCTCTACGAATCGGCGCGCCTGAACATAGAGCACCATGGCGACCGCCCCGCGGGCATCGCCCTGCTCCACCGCGCCATCGCGCAAAGCGCGCCCTGGGCCGGCACCGAACTGGCGCTCGCTTACCTGGTCAAGGTCGAGCGGCAGGCCGACAACAGCGCCGGCCTCATCGCCGACCTCGACCGCATCGCGGCCGGACTCCTCGACCCACGCCTCAAAGCCCAACTTCATCTGGCTGTCGGGGAACTCCACGCCGAGGAACTCGCCGCCGAAGAGAAGGCACTGGCCGCCTACCGCCAGGCGGCACTCGCCTGCGCAGACTGCGCCGCGGCCGACGAGGCCCTCTGGCGCATGGCTCAGATCTACCAGCGCCACCAGAACTTCGAACCCGCTCGCCAGGCCCTCTCCCTGGTTGCCAGCCGCACCGAGGAGAGCTGGTTCGTCGGCAGTTATCACAGCCACCGCGCCGCCGATGCCCGCTTCGAACTCGGCCTGCTCCACCTGCTCTTCCTCGACGACTACGACGCGGCCCGCGACCACTTCGAGACCTTCATCGACGTCTTCCCGCACGCCCAACGACGCCCCGAGGCCGCCTGGCACCTGGTCGAGATCACGCGGCTCAGCCAGAGCTCCAGCGCCTATCGCCGGGCCCTCCGCCGCTTTGTACGCGATTACCCCGACAACCGCCGGCGCCCGATGGCCGAGCGCCGGCTCAGCGAGCTCTCATGA